The genomic segment CGAATGTTGACTGCATTGAAGCGGGCTGTTTCACCGGCCAGGCGCACATCGCAGCCCATAGCCAGAGTAAAACCGCCTCCCACAGCCGCCCCTCGAATGGCGCCAATGAGGGGCTGTGGCGCTTGACGCATCTTGATTACCACATCATTCATCAAACGCTGCACCATGTGGCCGTGGGTCACGACGCCAGTGGGCATTGTCGTCCCTGAGTCAATCTTGGCCATCCCGCTGGAAAGGCCTGAGACATCAAAACCAGCGCAGAAGGCGCGTCCCGCGCCTCTGATAATGACCACCCGCGCATCCAGATGTTCCTCCAGGCTAGCGAAAAAATGACGCAACTCCCCGGCCATCTCCAGAGACAAGGCGTTCAGCCGGTCGGGGCGGTTGAAAGTCAGCCAGCCAATATGGTCACGGCATTCGAACTCCAGGGTCTTATAAGCCATACCATCCTCCTTCTAGTTCTGCGTAACAACCGAGATCCTTCTCCCGCCTCAGGCGGGCGGATCAGAATGACACCTATGGACGCTGTCACCCTGAGCCGAAGCCCTGATCCTTCACCAAGTGAAAGGGAAGGGGTAGCGAAGGGTCTCATGTTACAAGGCACTGGTAGCGATATGGCCCATGCTAGCATTTGCTGCTGAGGAGGTCAATTGTCACGAAGATACCGCCTGACTCCAGCGAGTACAGCTTTTTCGAGTTCGCTTCTCCTGCTGAGCCTACAGGATGAAGGTATCCGAGGCCAAGCTGCCAGGCACAGGGCTACTATAGTGGTGACTTCCTAAGGGAATTGCTGTGGGTGTAAACTGTTATCATGCGCGTCAAGATCATATCGCCGGGAAGGAAGGGGGAGTGGGGGCAAATTTTTTGGGGATTCGAAAGCCTGGCAAGGAACCAGCTTAAGAGGCGAGTCGCTTTGTTAGCTCCCCTGGCCCTGCCTACGCTGGCGGCGCTAACGCCTCCGGGGGTGGAGGTTGCGCTCACTGACGAAAACGTAGAACCCATCGATTTCAATGAGAAGGTAGACATGGTGGGCATAAGCTTCATGACCTTCCTGGCCCCGCGCGCTTATGGGATCGCCGATGAAATGAGATCCAGGGGAGCGAAGGTGATCCTCGGCGGCATTCATGCCTCCGTGCTGCCTGAGGAGGCGCTACAGCACGCCGACAGCGTGGTGATAGGTGAGGCAGAAGAGACCTGGCCACTGGCGGTGAAAGACCTTTCGGAAGGTAGATTGCAGAGAATCTATCGGGCCTCTGGTTTTCCTGATCTAGAAAATTCACCGATTCCAAGATGGGAACTGTTGAAGTGTAACCGGTACTGGCTGCATACGATGCAGGTAGGCAGGGGTTGTCCTTATGACTGCGACTTCTGCTCCGTAACAGCGTTCAATGGGAGGCAATACCGCTACAAGCCTCTAGAGAGGGTGGCCCTAGAGGTAGAAGCCTTGCTGGAAATCGATAGACACAAAACAATACTCTTTGCCGATGACAACCTGCTCAGCATTCCGAGTTATTCAAAAGAGCTTCTGAAGCTTCTCAAGCCGTACAGGATAAGATGGTGGTGTCAAGCCTCAGTGAACAGGTTGAAAGACGATGAAACGCTGGAACTGATGCGCCAGAGCGGCTGCGAAGCAGTCTTCGTCGGTTTCGAGTCGGTAGCACAGGCTACCCTGAATTCAATGAACAAGGGTGGGGTGAACAAGGTTGATGAGTACATTGAAGTGGTGAAGCGGGTCAATTCCCACGGCATAATGGTGGCCGGCTCTTTCATTTTAGGGAATGATGCGGACGGCGACGAAATCTTTCAGAACACGGCCGATTTCATTAAGGATGCCCGTTTGCCCGTGGCCATGATAAACATTCTCACCCCTGCCCCAGGCACGGCGCTATTTGAGCGGCTGGAAAAGGAAGGAAGGATTCTGCACAAAGACTGGTGGAAGTACAACGGTGAGTCCATCTGCTTCCGAC from the Chloroflexota bacterium genome contains:
- a CDS encoding enoyl-CoA hydratase/isomerase family protein, which produces MAYKTLEFECRDHIGWLTFNRPDRLNALSLEMAGELRHFFASLEEHLDARVVIIRGAGRAFCAGFDVSGLSSGMAKIDSGTTMPTGVVTHGHMVQRLMNDVVIKMRQAPQPLIGAIRGAAVGGGFTLAMGCDVRLAGETARFNAVNIRIGYTGADMGSSYFLPRLIGLSRAAEYMYTGRVMDATTAERIGFVSRVVPDDELDQAARVLAQEMLQATPLALRLTKELLNINVDAPSLMAAVQMEAGSQLLCGMSEDAQEAIKAAYFEKRSPLYQDR
- a CDS encoding B12-binding domain-containing radical SAM protein, encoding MRVKIISPGRKGEWGQIFWGFESLARNQLKRRVALLAPLALPTLAALTPPGVEVALTDENVEPIDFNEKVDMVGISFMTFLAPRAYGIADEMRSRGAKVILGGIHASVLPEEALQHADSVVIGEAEETWPLAVKDLSEGRLQRIYRASGFPDLENSPIPRWELLKCNRYWLHTMQVGRGCPYDCDFCSVTAFNGRQYRYKPLERVALEVEALLEIDRHKTILFADDNLLSIPSYSKELLKLLKPYRIRWWCQASVNRLKDDETLELMRQSGCEAVFVGFESVAQATLNSMNKGGVNKVDEYIEVVKRVNSHGIMVAGSFILGNDADGDEIFQNTADFIKDARLPVAMINILTPAPGTALFERLEKEGRILHKDWWKYNGESICFRPKMDARALEQGRQQILEEIYSYKVLYQRLEEVLACGGVLKHWPAKRKMLLPALASLLSKDMDRTRFVLKSLWKGRGAALGPLAIGIYLHEYARQCGTANRLEEQRAKGLSQRDGVP